The Argentina anserina chromosome 3, drPotAnse1.1, whole genome shotgun sequence genome includes a region encoding these proteins:
- the LOC126788119 gene encoding probable E3 ubiquitin-protein ligase LUL2, protein MGIGSSSAGRRRHPQPQTGAGYPYPYPNDPIPNPGGQFHHYPNPNQPQLYQYSPFYPPPPGNWGPGQYPYGAPAPPPMPGAPFVEHQKTVTIKNDVNIKKDSLRVEPDGENAGKFVVAFTFDAAAAGSITVMFFTKEDADFNLVATKESLNKPVTVPFDKGLGQKFRQPCGTGIDFSMFEELGLTKEDEMEVYPLVVKAEAHVVSDGDRASDGNSTGNSQITQAVFGKKDNGEYKVRVMKQILWVNNMRYELQEIYGIGNAVEGEQNDNEAGKECIICLSEPRDTTVLPCRHMCMCSGCAKVLRFQTNRCPVCRQPVERLLEIKVNNGADGALG, encoded by the exons ATGGGAATCGGAAGCAGTAgcgccggtcgccggaggCACCCTCAACCCCAAACCGGCGCCGGCTACCCTTACCCGTATCCAAACGATCCAATTCCCAATCCAGGTGGGCAGTTCCACCATTACCCCAATCCCAATCAACCCCAGTTGTACCAGTACTCCCCATTCTACCCACCGCCGCCGGGGAATTGGGGTCCGGGGCAGTACCCTTATGGTGCTCCTGCTCCGCCCCCAATGCCGGGGGCGCCATTTGTAGAGCACCAGAAGACTGTGACTATCAAGAATGATGTGAACATCAAGAAGGACTCTTTGAGAGTCGAGCCGGATGGGGAGAATGCTGGCAAGTTTGTTGTTGCTTTCACATTTGATGCCGCCGCAGCTGGAAG CATTACAGTCATGTTTTTCACTAAAGAAGATGCAGACTTCAACTTGGTGGCGACAAAGGAGAGCTTGAATAAACCTGTTACAGTCCCTTTTGACAAAGGTCTTGGTCAGAAGTTCAGACAACCTTGTGGGACTGGGATCGATTTTTCAATGTTTGAGGAGCTAGGGTTGACAAAAGAGGATGAGATGGAAGTTTATCCTCTTGTGGTGAAGGCTGAAGCACACGTTGTGAGTGACGGTGATCGTGCATCAGATGGGAATTCCACTGGGAACTCTCAGATCACACAGGCAGTATTTGGAAAAAAGGATAATGGTGAGTACAAAGTCCGGGTGATGAAACAGATACTGTGGGTGAATAATATGAGGTACGAGCTGCAGGAGATCTATGGTATTGGGAATGCAGTTGAAGGTGAACAAAATGATAATGAAGCTGGAAAGGAATGTATAATTTGCTTGTCAGAACCTCGAGATACAACTGTGCTCCCTTGCCGGCACATG TGCATGTGTAGTGGTTGTGCCAAAGTTCTGAGGTTCCAGACAAATAGATGCCCTGTTTGTAGGCAACCAGTTGAACGGCTATTGGAAATCAAGGTAAACAATGGAGCGGATGGTGCTTTAGGTTAG
- the LOC126788117 gene encoding F-box/kelch-repeat protein At5g60570, producing MASPSDNHTMEEQEEGGNSITRLSLRGRMSDGRRRYGSSDSFFPGLVDDVALHCLAWVGRSDYASLLLINSRFNKLIKNGYLYGLRKQLGIEEHWVYLVCDLKGWEAFDPSRKKWMTLPKVPWDDCFNHADKESLAVGSQLLVFGRELLDFAIWKYSAMHHGWVKCEGMNKPRCLFGSGTLGSIAIVAGGSDMNGNVLKSAELYDSISGKWKVLPDLHSPRRLCSGFFMDNKFYVIGGMSSPLDSLTCGEEYDLETGKWRKIEGMYPYVNRTAQAPPLIAVVDNQLYAVEYETNMIKKYDKEKNTWDVIGRLPVRADTSNGWGLAFKACGKKLLVVGGQKGPEGEGIVLNSWCPKSGVKNGTLDWKVIGVKENVGVFVYNCAVMGC from the coding sequence atgGCTTCTCCTTCGGATAATCATACAATGGAAGAGCAGGAAGAGGGAGGGAATAGTATTACGAGGTTGAGTTTGAGGGGTAGAATGAGTGATGGTCGCCGAAGATATGGATCAAGTGATTCTTTTTTCCCTGGTCTTGTTGATGATGTAGCTCTGCATTGCCTTGCTTGGGTTGGTAGATCAGATTATGCTTCCCTGTTGTTGATTAATTCAAGGTTTAATAAGTTAATTAAGAATGGGTATTTGTATGGGTTGAGGAAGCAGTTGGGAATTGAGGAGCATTGGGTGTATCTGGTTTGTGATTTGAAAGGGTGGGAGGCGTTTGATCCCAGTAGAAAGAAGTGGATGACATTGCCTAAGGTGCCTTGGGATGATTGTTTCAATCATGCAGACAAGGAGTCTCTGGCTGTGGGAAGTCAGTTGCTGGTTTTTGGTCGTGAATTGCTGGATTTTGCTATTTGGAAGTATAGTGCGATGCATCATGGTTGGGTTAAATGTGAGGGAATGAACAAGCCTCGCTGTTTGTTCGGGTCTGGTACTCTTGGTTCAATTGCTATTGTTGCGGGTGGGAGTGATATGAATGGAAATGTTTTGAAGTCAGCAGAGTTATATGATTCTATATCAGGTAAGTGGAAAGTCTTACCTGATTTGCACTCGCCGCGTAGATTGTGCTCTGGTTTCTTCATGGACAACAAGTTCTATGTCATTGGTGGGATGTCAAGTCCCTTGGATTCACTGACTTGTGGCGAGGAGTATGATCTGGAGACAGGGAAATGGAGGAAAATTGAGGGTATGTATCCATATGTCAACAGGACGGCACAGGCTCCCCCTCTTATCGCAGTAGTGGATAACCAACTATATGCAGTTGAGTATGAAACCAATATGATCAAGAAGTATGACAAGGAGAAGAACACTTGGGATGTTATAGGCAGACTTCCAGTTAGGGCTGACACTTCAAATGGCTGGGGCCTGGCTTTCAAGGCTTGTggaaagaaacttcttgttGTGGGTGGCCAAAAAGGTCCAGAAGGCGAAGGTATTGTCCTGAACTCCTGGTGTCCAAAGTCAGGGGTTAAGAATGGTACCTTGGACTGGAAGGTGATTGGTGTAAAAGAGAATGTTGGTGTGTTTGTGTACAACTGTGCAGTTATGGGTTGTTGA